A stretch of the Marinobacter sp. JH2 genome encodes the following:
- a CDS encoding NAD(P)/FAD-dependent oxidoreductase: MAVSSSHYDVIIIGAGAAGLMCAATAGYRGRKVLVVDHANKPGKKILMSGGGRCNFTNLNSTPANFLSDNPHYCISALKRFTPQDFLELVDRHGVEYEEKAPGQLFCKTSAKDILSVLLTECDWAGAEIRMGTSVTLVKASNTGYHLKTSSGNLSCESLVVACGGLSIPTMGATGLGYELAKQFGLNVLPTRAGLVPFTLHSELKQQLSPLSGVSCPVEAHCHNHHFKEPMLVTHRGLSGPSMLQVSSYWQPGDEVRINLLPGQQIQEDLFALRKNKPQSTIAQYLNQHLPKRFAQAFNELQGWSRPLQEYRGTELEQTADTLGNWTVKPAGTEGYRTAEVTLGGVDTRQLSSKTMAVLDQPNLYFIGEVVDVTGHLGGHNFQWAWASGVAAGNSA; this comes from the coding sequence ATGGCAGTATCTTCTTCACACTACGACGTTATCATCATCGGCGCAGGCGCGGCCGGGTTGATGTGTGCGGCGACCGCGGGCTATCGCGGCCGGAAGGTGCTGGTGGTGGACCATGCCAACAAGCCCGGCAAGAAAATTCTGATGTCCGGCGGCGGGCGCTGTAATTTCACCAATCTGAATAGCACTCCGGCAAACTTTCTTTCCGACAACCCGCATTACTGTATCTCTGCACTGAAGCGCTTCACCCCGCAGGATTTTCTCGAACTGGTGGACCGCCATGGGGTGGAGTATGAAGAAAAAGCGCCGGGACAACTGTTCTGCAAAACCAGCGCAAAAGACATTCTTAGTGTTCTGCTGACCGAATGCGATTGGGCTGGGGCAGAAATTCGCATGGGGACGTCTGTCACTCTGGTTAAGGCTTCTAACACCGGCTACCACCTGAAAACCAGTTCGGGTAATCTGAGTTGCGAGTCACTAGTGGTCGCCTGCGGCGGCCTCTCTATTCCCACTATGGGCGCGACCGGATTGGGTTACGAGTTAGCCAAACAGTTTGGTCTGAATGTTCTGCCTACTCGCGCTGGCTTAGTCCCCTTCACCTTACACTCAGAATTAAAACAACAACTTTCACCCTTGTCTGGGGTCAGTTGTCCGGTGGAAGCCCATTGTCACAACCATCATTTCAAGGAGCCGATGCTCGTCACCCACCGTGGCCTCAGCGGCCCCTCGATGCTGCAGGTATCCAGTTATTGGCAGCCTGGCGATGAAGTACGTATCAACCTGCTACCCGGACAGCAAATCCAGGAGGACTTGTTTGCGTTACGCAAGAACAAACCGCAATCCACCATCGCCCAGTACCTGAACCAACATTTGCCCAAGCGCTTTGCCCAGGCATTCAATGAGCTTCAGGGATGGAGTCGACCACTGCAGGAATACCGTGGCACTGAGCTCGAACAAACTGCTGACACCCTGGGAAACTGGACAGTAAAACCTGCCGGCACAGAAGGCTACCGAACAGCCGAAGTTACTTTGGGCGGCGTGGACACTCGCCAGTTATCGTCAAAGACCATGGCAGTATTAGACCAGCCTAATCTGTACTTTATCGGAGAGGTAGTAGACGTAACCGGACACCTCGGTGGGCATAATTTTCAATGGGCATGGGCTTCAGGCGTAGCGGCGGGGAATTCGGCCTAA
- a CDS encoding response regulator, giving the protein MPELSSSATNTVFVVDDDAGMLESTQWLLESVGLEVKAYSDGRQFLDEVNEHRPDCVVLDIRMPGLGGLNVQEELQKRDIDVPIIFVSGHADVPIVVRAFKSGAFDFIEKPFNEQLLLDSIQQTMQTPRAPKNPVAISQDAENLISTLTRRERDVFLPLAQGYTSREIAEQLGVSVKTIDLYRARVMKRLGAHRLPDVTGIAIAAGLLNPEDLRAS; this is encoded by the coding sequence ATGCCTGAACTCTCTTCATCTGCAACTAACACCGTGTTCGTCGTAGACGATGATGCAGGCATGCTGGAATCGACCCAGTGGCTACTCGAGTCGGTAGGGCTCGAGGTGAAGGCATACAGCGATGGCCGGCAATTTCTGGACGAAGTAAATGAGCACCGCCCCGACTGCGTGGTTTTGGACATCCGCATGCCCGGGCTAGGTGGATTGAATGTTCAGGAAGAGCTGCAAAAACGAGATATCGATGTGCCGATCATCTTTGTTTCCGGTCACGCCGACGTGCCCATCGTTGTCCGGGCCTTCAAATCCGGCGCGTTCGATTTTATCGAGAAACCGTTCAACGAACAGTTGTTACTGGATAGCATCCAACAAACGATGCAAACCCCGAGGGCACCCAAAAACCCCGTGGCAATCAGCCAAGATGCAGAGAATCTGATCAGCACCCTAACCCGCCGCGAACGCGATGTTTTCCTCCCTCTAGCGCAGGGCTACACCAGTCGGGAAATTGCCGAACAGCTTGGCGTCAGTGTGAAAACCATTGACCTGTATCGCGCCCGAGTGATGAAGCGCCTTGGCGCCCACAGGCTGCCAGATGTCACCGGTATCGCAATTGCGGCCGGCTTGTTGAATCCGGAGGATTTGCGGGCTAGCTAG
- a CDS encoding universal stress protein, producing the protein MLRVVACIDGSRAVHAVCDYSAWASRHMEAPLMLLHILDDERYPSEPDLAGNIGLGSREQLLTELAELDRKRSKLALEHGHHMLDEAEIRVKASGTNEVVKRQRHGNLSESLVALENDTRLFVMGLHGESSSDSNLHIGSQLETVIRSVERSILLVPDEYAEPKTAMLAFDGSATAFKGVEMLAVSPVLRGIPLHLVMVGADTAENWAQLNKAETMLSGLDVEITLAIRQGDVEPTLHAYQEEQGIDMLVMGAYGHSRIRQFLVGSTTTTMLKSATKPLVILR; encoded by the coding sequence ATGTTAAGAGTAGTAGCCTGTATTGACGGCTCCAGAGCTGTGCACGCTGTGTGCGATTATTCAGCTTGGGCAAGCCGGCACATGGAAGCGCCCTTAATGTTGTTGCACATTCTGGATGACGAGCGGTATCCGTCAGAGCCGGATTTGGCGGGTAACATTGGTTTGGGTAGCCGTGAGCAACTGCTGACGGAGCTGGCTGAACTGGATCGTAAACGTTCCAAGTTGGCACTCGAGCACGGGCACCACATGCTGGATGAGGCTGAAATTCGAGTTAAAGCCTCTGGTACAAACGAAGTCGTCAAACGCCAGCGGCATGGCAACCTTTCAGAATCTCTCGTTGCTTTGGAAAACGACACGCGATTGTTTGTGATGGGTTTGCACGGTGAAAGCAGTTCAGACAGTAACCTGCACATCGGCAGCCAGCTGGAAACCGTGATTCGCAGCGTTGAACGCTCGATCTTGCTGGTACCCGATGAATACGCCGAGCCGAAAACGGCCATGCTGGCGTTTGACGGCAGTGCAACCGCGTTCAAGGGTGTGGAAATGTTGGCGGTCAGCCCGGTTTTACGTGGCATTCCGCTGCATTTGGTGATGGTGGGTGCCGATACCGCTGAAAACTGGGCGCAGCTCAATAAAGCGGAAACCATGCTGTCTGGTTTGGATGTAGAGATTACTCTGGCGATTCGTCAGGGCGATGTAGAACCTACATTGCATGCATATCAGGAAGAGCAGGGCATTGATATGCTGGTTATGGGCGCTTACGGCCACTCTCGTATTCGACAGTTCTTGGTGGGCAGCACGACAACCACTATGCTGAAATCCGCAACCAAGCCTTTGGTTATTCTTCGCTAA
- a CDS encoding phospholipase D family protein produces MWLLLGLLTGCSSALKPIEHDLVREKGPVPDTFFTKQAEKHLSANQPDTGFLLLNTGSDAFIVRAALIESARQSIDAQYYIWNDDNSGRYLAGRLVAAAERGVNVRLLLDDINVAGKESLFAVLNGHPNIQVRIFNPARSRSGVGRFLSLILDFDRINRRMHNKTFVADGYAGIAGGRNIGDEYFDEHPALNFRDRDVMALGPIVGDMTDNFSAYWNSQWSYPLEQIYQPQPPELAASARSRFINETAQAQAFKSIPPQGFDAAETFLEGRFADLTQAPAKLVYDEPPKDPNAPTDTPKLTAKALYDLVAQAETEILVESAYFVLADEQLEDLRDVVKPGLSILAITNSLASNDLVTNHSAYARWREEMLESGIELYELRPDAKGCKAWVSNEAACDNGAVSLHSKAVVFDQSTLFVGSLNVNLRSIYLNGETVLIIQSPEMAKTVAADIRHSMTPENSWQVTLDKGGDLLWRSSDQQVDHEPDVGFWRRAKSRFLSWLPLEKYL; encoded by the coding sequence TTGTGGCTTCTGCTGGGGTTATTGACCGGGTGTTCTTCGGCGCTCAAACCGATCGAACATGACCTGGTTCGGGAGAAAGGCCCAGTACCCGATACTTTCTTCACTAAGCAGGCGGAAAAACACTTGTCCGCGAACCAGCCGGATACGGGTTTTCTGCTCCTCAATACGGGCAGTGATGCGTTCATCGTACGTGCAGCACTTATCGAGTCTGCCCGTCAGTCTATTGATGCCCAATACTACATCTGGAATGACGACAATTCTGGAAGGTATCTCGCGGGCCGTTTGGTAGCAGCGGCAGAGCGTGGCGTTAATGTCCGGCTGCTTTTGGACGACATCAATGTGGCGGGTAAGGAATCTTTATTTGCTGTATTGAACGGTCATCCCAATATTCAGGTTCGCATCTTCAATCCGGCTCGTTCGCGCAGCGGTGTTGGTCGGTTCTTATCATTGATTCTCGATTTCGACCGGATCAACCGGCGCATGCATAACAAAACCTTTGTGGCGGATGGCTATGCCGGTATTGCCGGGGGGCGAAATATCGGTGACGAGTATTTTGACGAACATCCGGCGCTGAATTTTCGGGACCGAGATGTGATGGCTTTGGGTCCTATCGTTGGTGATATGACCGATAACTTTTCAGCCTACTGGAATAGTCAGTGGTCCTACCCGCTTGAACAGATTTATCAGCCACAGCCTCCAGAACTGGCCGCCAGTGCCCGGTCACGTTTTATCAACGAAACTGCGCAGGCCCAAGCATTTAAATCGATCCCGCCTCAAGGGTTTGACGCAGCGGAGACCTTTCTGGAGGGGCGGTTTGCAGATTTGACCCAAGCGCCGGCCAAGCTGGTGTATGACGAGCCGCCTAAAGACCCCAACGCCCCCACCGATACGCCCAAGCTCACAGCGAAGGCTTTGTATGATTTGGTTGCTCAGGCCGAGACAGAAATTCTGGTGGAGTCAGCTTATTTCGTATTGGCTGACGAGCAGCTCGAAGATTTGCGCGACGTGGTGAAACCGGGACTTTCGATACTTGCGATTACTAACTCGCTGGCATCGAACGATTTAGTGACTAATCATTCGGCCTACGCCCGGTGGCGTGAAGAAATGCTTGAAAGCGGCATCGAACTCTACGAACTCCGGCCTGATGCAAAAGGCTGTAAAGCGTGGGTCAGTAATGAAGCGGCTTGTGATAACGGCGCGGTCAGCCTGCATTCCAAAGCGGTTGTATTTGACCAAAGCACCTTGTTCGTTGGCTCCCTCAACGTGAATCTTCGGTCTATCTACCTGAACGGTGAAACGGTACTGATCATACAAAGCCCGGAAATGGCCAAAACCGTTGCTGCTGATATCCGTCATTCCATGACACCAGAAAACAGCTGGCAGGTAACCTTAGATAAAGGTGGCGATTTGCTATGGCGATCGTCAGACCAACAAGTTGATCACGAGCCAGACGTAGGTTTCTGGCGTCGAGCGAAATCCCGTTTCTTGTCCTGGCTGCCACTGGAAAAGTATCTGTAG
- a CDS encoding PhzF family phenazine biosynthesis protein, whose translation MQIPIYQIDAFTNTLFGGNPAAVMPLERWLPDEVLQAIAAENNLSETAFFVPTHEREDADFHIRWFTPTAEVPLCGHATQAAAWVVFNKYEWPHVKVRFQSKSGLLSVLRRPDDSLELDFPNLAYEPCSTPELIKAAMPEAPDNAFFVPNDTNYMVVLDSENAVGAAAPDFQSLSLLGNQGLIITAKGDQCDFVSRYFAPGVGIDEDPVTGSIHSVLTPYWAQQTGNSSLTARQLSKRGGDLHCELRGDRVAISGHAVFFMEGSVQLP comes from the coding sequence ATGCAAATCCCGATTTACCAGATTGATGCCTTCACCAACACACTTTTCGGTGGCAATCCGGCTGCGGTCATGCCACTTGAGCGCTGGCTGCCCGATGAGGTCTTGCAGGCTATTGCGGCAGAAAACAACCTGTCCGAAACGGCCTTTTTTGTACCCACCCACGAACGGGAAGACGCCGACTTCCACATTCGGTGGTTCACGCCTACCGCTGAAGTGCCTTTGTGCGGGCATGCAACTCAGGCGGCAGCCTGGGTGGTATTCAATAAATATGAATGGCCCCACGTCAAAGTCCGTTTCCAATCGAAGTCAGGACTGCTGTCTGTTTTGAGGAGGCCGGACGATTCTCTGGAGTTAGACTTCCCCAACCTGGCATACGAGCCCTGCTCCACCCCGGAATTGATTAAAGCGGCAATGCCAGAAGCGCCCGACAACGCGTTCTTTGTTCCTAACGACACGAATTACATGGTTGTGCTGGACTCTGAGAATGCAGTTGGCGCCGCGGCTCCTGATTTTCAGTCGCTTAGCCTGCTAGGCAATCAAGGACTGATCATAACGGCTAAAGGTGACCAGTGTGATTTCGTCAGCCGCTATTTTGCTCCGGGTGTCGGCATCGACGAAGATCCGGTAACAGGCTCCATTCACAGCGTGCTAACCCCCTATTGGGCCCAGCAAACGGGCAACAGCTCTTTAACCGCCCGACAATTGTCAAAACGAGGAGGCGATTTGCACTGCGAACTTCGCGGCGACCGTGTGGCAATCTCCGGTCACGCTGTCTTCTTTATGGAAGGCTCCGTACAGCTGCCCTGA
- a CDS encoding LTA synthase family protein, giving the protein MLPETGIEDDIWKAFLVGGRFDAKVTAIAYSPLLLSGLVAAVFHGAYRRWLTFAIGYHAVVATLYVIGCICNFYYYTTYGSYIDLFVFGLWEDDSTAVLINIWEDYPVIRGSLVALGIGALAYQTSRWFLRSRLGRINPQAYWHWGVTSLAVVAIFLSTFVTARGTLDSHPLKRYHASVSQYKPLNTVTPNVFMALEWASSDYNEQRHFEPVSEAKLSAQMEKVLGQPTPVYQTPENKYLQQNPPHVVVAMMEGMGMNILVEDNPPDNDLLGRLRPHFANGFLFRRFLAGTSGTIDSIVMTLFHSPVATISHSSAQTVALPSSSVLPYKQAGYEVAFLYGGNGMWRNLAGYLPTQGFDRIYDENDIIKAIPEAEEYSGTWGVPDGFLFQLANKILEEADKPTLLFIMTTTNHSPYEVPEIYEPGPTEISDRFAAMAEYEGEEARVLLKTFQYASDALGQFMTGIKQSSTLRDNTIVAVTGDHRVRNLSTHEPTEYSLTYAVPFLLHVPNLILENAPHTYDPMRIGSHRDIFPTLYHFSLSNQDYITLGGENLLSSDGVSNVGFNLKRSINEHGAFSNDKSGLFYPWQKENPLFNQPQPEEKRPFDAGWAEEYHRLMDYYLRSQILPPKSSDSP; this is encoded by the coding sequence GTGTTGCCAGAAACGGGAATTGAGGATGACATCTGGAAGGCTTTCTTGGTCGGCGGACGTTTTGATGCCAAGGTAACGGCGATTGCGTATTCTCCCCTTTTGCTGAGTGGCCTTGTCGCCGCTGTGTTTCATGGCGCTTACCGGCGCTGGTTAACGTTTGCGATTGGCTATCATGCGGTTGTAGCAACCCTTTATGTGATCGGTTGCATCTGTAATTTTTATTACTACACGACTTATGGCAGCTATATTGACCTGTTTGTGTTCGGGCTGTGGGAAGACGATTCCACCGCCGTGCTTATCAATATCTGGGAAGACTACCCCGTCATACGCGGTTCTCTAGTGGCGCTCGGAATCGGTGCGCTGGCATACCAGACCTCCCGGTGGTTCCTCCGCAGTCGGTTGGGTCGCATTAACCCGCAAGCATACTGGCACTGGGGCGTTACCTCACTGGCGGTAGTTGCAATTTTTTTATCCACCTTTGTCACAGCGCGAGGAACACTAGATAGCCATCCCCTTAAGCGCTATCACGCCAGCGTTTCCCAGTACAAACCGCTCAACACGGTCACCCCTAACGTATTCATGGCATTGGAATGGGCGTCCTCTGATTACAATGAGCAGCGGCACTTTGAGCCGGTTTCCGAGGCCAAACTGAGCGCCCAGATGGAAAAAGTACTGGGCCAGCCAACCCCCGTATACCAAACGCCGGAAAACAAATACCTCCAACAGAACCCGCCCCATGTCGTTGTGGCGATGATGGAGGGGATGGGCATGAATATTTTGGTGGAAGACAATCCCCCCGATAACGACCTTCTGGGACGACTTCGTCCCCATTTTGCAAACGGTTTTCTTTTCAGGCGCTTTTTAGCGGGCACATCGGGGACCATCGATAGTATTGTAATGACACTGTTTCATAGCCCCGTGGCGACCATCAGTCATTCCTCGGCACAAACCGTCGCATTGCCAAGTTCTTCGGTTCTACCTTACAAGCAGGCAGGATATGAAGTAGCGTTTCTGTACGGAGGAAATGGCATGTGGCGCAACCTGGCCGGCTATCTACCGACTCAAGGATTTGATCGCATCTATGATGAAAACGACATAATCAAAGCGATTCCAGAGGCGGAAGAATATTCAGGTACTTGGGGCGTGCCCGATGGTTTTCTGTTCCAGTTGGCCAACAAGATATTGGAAGAAGCGGATAAACCCACTCTGCTCTTTATTATGACCACCACCAATCACTCACCGTACGAGGTACCGGAAATTTATGAGCCCGGGCCGACGGAAATCAGCGACCGGTTTGCCGCGATGGCCGAATATGAGGGCGAAGAGGCCAGAGTGCTTCTTAAAACTTTTCAGTACGCCTCTGATGCGCTGGGCCAGTTTATGACGGGCATCAAGCAGTCGTCGACGCTTCGCGACAACACCATTGTTGCGGTAACCGGCGACCATCGGGTGCGGAACCTGAGTACACATGAGCCCACGGAATACAGTCTTACCTATGCGGTACCATTCCTGTTACACGTGCCGAACTTGATTCTTGAAAACGCACCTCACACGTATGATCCAATGCGCATCGGGTCGCACCGGGATATTTTCCCCACGCTGTATCATTTCAGCTTGTCGAACCAAGACTATATTACCCTCGGTGGCGAGAACCTTTTAAGCTCCGACGGAGTCAGCAACGTGGGGTTCAATCTCAAGCGCAGCATCAATGAGCATGGCGCGTTCAGTAACGACAAGTCCGGTCTGTTTTATCCCTGGCAGAAAGAGAATCCTCTATTCAACCAGCCGCAGCCGGAAGAGAAGCGGCCATTTGATGCTGGCTGGGCTGAGGAATATCATCGGTTGATGGACTATTATCTTCGCTCCCAAATTCTTCCTCCGAAGAGCTCGGATTCGCCATAG